The following are encoded together in the Babesia microti strain RI chromosome II, complete genome genome:
- a CDS encoding Transcription initiation factor TFIID subunit 1 (overlaps_old_locusTagID:BBM_II00905) has translation MGSGAVMDWMLNRLCPKLTPANSIRSNSYPFDHELFDRNPSLSTPQCLKSESNADDISSGHGGGKQSNLYFRQQSTLVEESIHAMDTGAVHSVIVGSPDDAEFSNGEILVESEMEELYNKISCQNLSSSIYLDKEFRIPLKLDTSNEVPRYPYQYEQMYYQSGAQEELDPFSFKIIPHDAFLTDSFNAITTRMYAHKIVHEPQAGVEPNGANRADYTLHTGQGRIGGSGSWEPIATVNGSDPEDLDEEFDFDEIEMEGDTACGQDERQQAGTESEEKEAMKINDYLWGETSCTFNSLVSVIQVSVALDGLAEKIVAGEEKPIYSTIDLREVENQREICARDKFLAYRKLMCNYRISEPKSQASDKGGPRDAMVGRNSLLHAASRFYISLVTHSPCPQIISLLRTMIYDLNAPNTIYRMSNCGTSGGDNGVICHNPYLLRDLDGLAYLRPPICYGEDGYNDASGDMGESYKKWKRKMQILDKETRLALVNMGKSLEDIESTYMQMENRKTTNSVLEFYQMTQIFGKVSKDSLCNHSFDEIYNSKYPYQGAFEEADLSIRPIMHSRIALNLTGTQPVCGKGAKISMARFHRPDFREGIFKAHLQYIRGGADPSGIWAPWRSRGPLESTVLSRYRQGDYDAGDLPLGMYMEGEKEETNLTHHPANYFLEEFDLSLSDDCSFAVLEYVEQFPFYLSNPGMASRVSRYLPTSGGPTGEAEDGNPNESAAAFDMFRDNARLLGPLGMVHKRDGIDMFGVMRKVRYGMAVIENHLYRAPIFHHPLPQNVTDGTGTCTNTNCDFLLIRRSWWEDGERRIAIFLRQLVPMVRSDSCGDYEGGALYTVGQCEPKLEVPAPDSKVYYEDMKNLIRAWVARRVSEWPEGTADFKRLREEAKATFCPHVPDRDVAQIVKSVEGQPSPEAARPIKPETVCLLESARAALQRLQLIGISSLQTVDRLASILMLIEEEERECDNRDRNAREFRRQLQIEYEKRTEALGIADMARGPRSDFPADFTVSLYGHLGPKHFSPLVRFVEEALKLTPWNITRDCRLVLSNKGSAQFMLYGFADPSGGRGEAINLLKRQNKDAQHFRVGSVAGTLEDLRKLSMPELRKRLLKYGVSDQVISSLPRWDQVALVRQYRSGFGIAGDGADDFKFRLAPEEYQRRINQILDRQHLALALSDPAVDEEAALDGSSSVGDQGLELDDLVDELAGELDEAVGEGTCPTAPADAEERELSILRQRQEVTAVTTEEKWRDAERYVPVPGIMWLRRDRGSSTEEFANERAVFVYGRENIEKFIEWRRKRGALDRKHPRAEDDGSGESKRLCRVCGQPGHIASNIKCPFYREGNVRVERNRKEPRSLERGEGFELLSSLDVLSEASLLDVVPERERGGGGPAVDSDEELGALGRRRGPRLPRAPPHGARRSVSRKPRRPS, from the exons ATGGGGAGCGGGGCGGTTATGGATTGGATGCTTAACCGTCTGTGCCCCAAACTGACCCCTGCAAATAGCATCCGCAGCAATTCATACCCCTTCGACCatgaattatttgaccGCAACCCGTCCTTGTCCACACCCCAGTGCTTAAAATCGGAGAGTAATGCAGACGATATCTCCAGTGGCCATGGAGGCGGCAaacaatcaaatttatattttcgACAACAGTCAACATTGGTGGAAGAGTCCATCCATGCAATGGATACAGGCGCAGTGCATTCAGTCATTGTTGGAAGCCCCGACGATGCAGAGTTTAGCAACGGCGAGATTCTGGTCGAAAGCGAGATGGAAGAATTATACAACAAGATAAGTTGCCAGAATCTAAGCAGTTCTATTTATTTGGACAAAGAGTTCAGGATTCCGCTCAAGTTAGACACCAGTAACGAGGTACCTAGATACCCCTACCAATACGAGCAAATGTACTACCAAAGCGGCGCACAGGAAG AATTAGATCCATTTTCGTTCAAAATCATTCCACATGATGCGTTTTTAACAGATTCATTCAACGCTATAACCACCCGCATGTACGCCCATAAGATAGTCCACGAGCCACAGGCGGGCGTCGAACCCAACGGGGCCAACAGGGCTGATTATACGCTGCATACTGGCCAAGGGCGAATTGGTGGCAGCGGCAGCTGGGAACCAATCGCCACTGTAAATGGATCTGATCCAGAAGACCTGGATGAAGAGTTTGACTTTGACGAGATTGAGATGGAGGGTGATACGGCGTGTGGCCAGGACGAGAGGCAACAGGCGGGCACAGAGTCGGAAGAAAAGGAGGCCATGAAGATAAATGATTACCTTTGGGGGGAGACTAGTTGTACATTTAACTCTCTTGTATCTGTTATACAAGTTTCTGTGGCTCTAGATGGGTTGGCCGAGAAGATTGTAGCAGGGGAGGAAAAGCCCATCTACTCTACAATTGACCTCAGGGAAGTGGAAAACCAGCGTGAAATATGCGCCAgagataaatttttagcGTATCGCAAGTTAATGTGTAACTATCGCATATCTGAACCCAAGTCTCAAGCGTCAGACAAGGGGGGGCCTAGAGATGCTATGGTTGGAAGGAATTCGTTACTGCACGCAGCCAGTCGTTTTTACATCTCATTGGTGACGCACTCACCTTGTCCTCAAATTATTTCGTTACTTCGCACTATGATTTACGATTTGAACGCTCCAAACACTATATATAGGATGTCGAATTGTGGTACTTCTGGCGGGGATAATGGAGTTATATGCCATAACCCGTACCTTCTACGTGATTTGGACGGGTTGGCATACCTCCGCCCACCCATATGCTATGGAGAGGATGGCTATAATGATGCAAGCGGGGATATGGGAGAATCATACAAGAAATGGAAGCGTAAGATGCAGATTTTAGATAAGGAGACGCGTTTGGCACTTGTAAACATGGGAAAGTCACTAGAAGATATTGAATCTACGTACATGCAAATGGAGAATAGAAAGACTACTAATTCTGTGCTGGAGTTTTACCAAATGACACAGATATTTGGGAAGGTCAGTAAGGATAGTCTCTGCAACCATTCATTCGATGAGATATATAACTCAAAGTATCCCTACCAGGGCGCCTTTGAGGAGGCGGACCTTTCCATACGTCCAATCATGCACAGCCGTATAGCCCTAAACCTCACGGGCACGCAGCCCGTTTGCGGCAAGGGAGCCAAGATCTCGATGGCTAGGTTCCACAGGCCAGATTTCCGGGAGGGGATTTTCAAGGCCCACCTGCAGTACATCCGCGGAGGGGCTGACCCTAGCGGGATTTGGGCGCCGTGGAGGTCCAGGGGACCTCTGGAATCGACTGTTCTTAGCAGATACCGACAGGGCGATTATGACGCTGGAGATTTGCCGCTGGGTATGTACATGGAGGGCGAAAAGGAGGAAACAAACCTCACGCATCACCCTGcgaattattttttagagGAGTTTGATTTATCACTCTCAGATGACTGCTCGTTCGCAGTGTTAGAATACGTTGAACAGTTCCCATTCTACCTCTCTAACCCGGGTATGGCCTCTCGTGTCTCCAGGTACCTGCCCACCTCCGGGGGGCCTACTGGAGAGGCAGAAGACGGTAACCCTAATGAATCCGCCGCAGCATTTGACATGTTCAGGGACAATGCCAGGCTTTTGGGCCCGCTAGGTATGGTACATAAACGGGATGGGATCGATATGTTTGGAGTTATGCGGAAGGTCCGCTATGGAATGGCCGTGATAGAGAATCACTTATACCGGGCTCCAATATTTCACCACCCACTACCCCAAAATGTAACAGACGGCACGGGAACTTGTACCAACACGAATTGTGACTTCCTTCTTATCAGGCGCAGTTGGTGGGAGGATGGAGAGCGACGAATAGCGATCTTTTTGCGTCAACTTGTGCCAATGGTGAGATCTGACTCTTGTGGGGATTATGAAGGCGGGGCCCTGTATACCGTGGGACAGTGTGAGCCCAAGTTAGAGGTCCCGGCACCCGATTCAAAAGTGTATTACGAGGACATGAAGAACCTCATACGTGCCTGGGTTGCCAGGCGCGTCTCTGAGTGGCCAGAGGGTACTGCAGACTTCAAGCGGCTGCGGGAAGAGGCCAAGGCTACATTTTGCCCACATGTTCCAGATAGGGATGTGGCACAAATTGTGAAGAGCGTAGAGGGTCAGCCCAGCCCCGAGGCGGCCCGCCCAATCAAGCCCGAAACCGTATGCCTATTGGAATCAGCACGTGCTGCCTTGCAAAGGCTGCAGCTAATCGGGATATCCAGCCTACAGACGGTTGATCGATTGGCTTCAATTCTTATGCTGATCGAGGAAGAAGAGCGGGAGTGCGATAATCGAGACAGGAACGCCCGTGAATTCCGTCGGCAGCttcaaattgaatatgaaaAGCGAACAGAGGCCCTTGGGATCGCGGACATGGCCCGCGGGCCCAGAAGCGATTTTCCCGCAGACTTTACCGTTTCACTATACGGCCATTTGGGACCCAAGCACTTTTCACCCCTTGTTAGGTTTGTAGAGGAGGCGCTGAAGCTCACGCCCTGGAACATAACGCGCGACTGCCGTCTGGTCCTCAGCAATAAAGGCTCTGCCCAGTTTATGCTCTACGGGTTTGCCGATCCCTCGGGGGGGAGGGGAGAGGCCATAAACCTTCTTAAACGGCAAAATAAAGACGCCCAGCACTTTAGGGTGGGTTCTGTGGCCGGAACGCTAGAGGACCTGCGAAAGCTGTCCATGCCCGAGCTACGGAAAAGGCTACTAAAATATGGAGTCTCTGATCAGGTGATCAGCTCTTTGCCGCGCTGGGATCAAGTGGCCCTAGTACGTCAGTACAGGAGTGGGTTCGGTATCGCCGGCGACGGGGCTGACGACTTCAAGTTCAGGCTTGCGCCTGAAGAGTACCAAAGGCGCATAAACCAAATCCTCGACAGGCAGCACTTGGCACTGGCCCTCAGCGACCCGGCTGTGGATGAGGAGGCGGCGTTGGACGGCTCGTCCTCCGTTGGGGATCAGGGCCTGGAGCTCGACGACCTGGTGGACGAGCTGGCCGGGGAGCTGGACGAGGCGGTGGGAGAGGGGACATGTCCCACTGCCCCTGCGGACGCCGAGGAGAGGGAGTTGAGTATACTTCGGCAGCGCCAGGAGGTGACGGCTGTCACTACAGAGGAGAAGTGGAGGGACGCCGAGAGGTACGTGCCGGTCCCTGGGATAATGTGGCTGCGCCGCGACAGGGGGAGCTCCACCGAGGAGTTTGCCAACGAGCGGGCTGTCTTCGTCTACGGCCGGGAGAACATAGAGAAGTTCATCGAGTGGAGGAGGAAGAGGGGGGCCCTCGATAGGAAGCACCCGAGGGCCGAGGACGACGGCTCCGGGGAGAGCAAACGTCTCTGTCGCGTGTGTGGACAGCCTGGCCACATCGCATCCAACATAAAGTGTCCGTTCTACCGCGAGGGAAACGTACGCGTGGAGAGGAACAGGAAGGAACCCCGCTCCCTGGAGAGGGGGGAGGGGTTCGAGCTGCTGTCCTCTCTGGATGTTCTTTCTGAGGCGTCCCTTCTGGACGTCGTGCCTGAACGAGAACGAGGGGGGGGAGGGCCTGCTGTGGATTCGGACGAGGAGCTTGGCGCCCTTGGGCGTCGACGCGGGCCTCGCCTGCCCAGAGCCCCGCCGCACGGTGCAAGGAGGAGCGTGTCTAGGAAACCCCGACGGCCATCCTAA
- a CDS encoding conserved Plasmodium protein, unknown function (overlaps_old_locusTagID:BBM_II00930), translating into MRNMSNMPSNQNNNSQCNSQQNGQQYNSIQHQQQYIDSQQLYMQYQHHINTYGISPHIPPGYPVPLDPVQYHYHMPQIALKINPNIAHPVAQVQNSPSWNQQPPYNLSSSPIQQQHLYLSPQSKNYVQYENGAYKIQYRNQHDPSASIQPYHSPNMQKQEINGDREQINPRIVGYDYRNNVCKYRQGMGERNVEMQRYQYEQQKRSSQGSNVPIETFVSIERELANERSKLRECIFEDCRLVFGEIQKLQSPFTLYDVNGTKFYSIRDVLAHLLPYHLYSFDFYNLSQPYPHDTEIKDENMGSETKFDNICSRQIDDIRNKLDSLSNDDDLTTVWRCYKAIMKSISNHNTKLNETIQNGIDGENDRTETNANMQQSMSYAQCMGYMQYTGTSWSGQPHNPEQQY; encoded by the exons ATGAGGAACATGTCTAACATGCCGTCCAACCAAAACAACAATAGTCAATGCAACAGTCAGCAAAATGGTCAACAGTACAATAGCATTCAACATCAACAACAGTATATCGACTCTCAACAGCTGTATATGCAATACCAACATCACATAAATACCTATGGCATATCTCCTCACATTCCTCCGGGATATCCAGTACCCCTGGATCCTGTTCAGTACCACTATCACATGCCTCAGATAGCGCTGAAGATTAATCCAAACATCGCACATCCTGTGGCTCAGGTCCAAAACTCACCCTCCTGGAACCAACAACCCCCTTACAATCTTAGTTCAAGTCCAATACAACAACAGCATTTGTATTTATCGCCACaaagtaaaaattatgtgCAGTACGAAAATGGTGCCtacaaaattcaatatcgCAACCAACACGACCCATCGGCATCTATACAACCTTATCATTCGCCTAATATGCAGAAACAGGAAATTAATGGGGATCGtgaacaaattaatccAAGGATAGTTGGTTATGATTATAGAAACAATGTTTGTAAATATAGGCAAGGAATGGGTGAAAGGAATGTAGAGATGCAACGGTATCAGTACGAGCAACAGAAAAGA AGCTCCCAAGGGAGTAACGTTCCTATTGAGACGTTCGTCAGTATTGAGCGTGAACTTGCCAATGAAAGATCTAAGCTCAGGGAATGCATTTTCGAAGATTGTCGTCTTGTTTTTGGGGAAATACAAAAGCTTCAATCCCCATTTACACTTTACGACGTAAATGGCACTAAGTTTTACTCTATTAGGGACGTTTTGGCCCACTTGCTACCCTATCACCTGTACAGCTTTGACTTTTATAATCTATCACAACCATATCCTCATGATACTGAAATAAAGGATGAAAATATGGGCTCTGAAACTAAATTCGACAATATATGTTCGCGAcaaattgatgatatacgCAATAAGCTGGATAGTTTGTctaatgatgatgatttaaCTACAGTTTGGCGTTGTTACAAAGCAATTATGAAATCTATATCGAACCACAATACCAAGTTGAACGAGACAATCCAGAATGGAATTGATGGTGAAAATGATCGTACTGAAACAAATGCTAATATGCAGCAATCTATGTCTTATGCACAATGCATGGGCTATATGCAATATACGGGTACCTCTTGGTCAGGCCAGCCACATAACCCAGAACAACAGTACTGA
- a CDS encoding hypothetical protein (overlaps_old_locusTagID:BBM_II00930): MNTNILFRINSRLLIFRLLDCRFTSSLARSTKGKEYEERLRPFAFNIPLPSLYDRVHLFVAKCLTYGWIWVGVSLLCLGSMGSIKMYARHDEKKRYCL, encoded by the exons ATGAAcactaatatattgtttagAATAAATAGTAGGTTGTTGATTTTCAGGTTATTGGATTGCAGATTCACTAGTAGCTTGGCTAGGAGCACCAAAGGGAAGGAGTATGAAGAAAGGCTGAGACCATTCGCCTTTAATATCCCATTACCTTCGCTATACGATCGCGTTCATTT ATTTGTAGCTAAATGTCTTACATACGGGTGGATTTGGGTCGGAGTGAGTCTGTTATGCCTAGGATCTATGGGCTCTATAAAGATGTACGCTAGGCACGATGAGAAGAAGCGCTATTGTTtataa
- a CDS encoding transmembrane emp24 domain-containing protein, putative (overlaps_old_locusTagID:BBM_II00910) codes for MLFIWPLTILLLSQKINRGKCTDLQKERSVAGPDDNPKRDFDKLDLDSGTADDAFYEEWDDVMRNFHPKAYLSVVVSGRNIETFYELVEKPMTLIRGIFYTLEEEGNEFEIGLIIKSPKGDILYNKMASEGIFSITATIPGEYVFELSNLNWMTEVPATFIIGTDDHGLLLSEHIENTSNNLSRLKSSIDGIYSQYHYLWYRGQKQVAAAIAEQKKLMIYAIVQLILIFTCSFIGIWNIKKMVSSTRTL; via the exons atgttattcATATGGCCACTCACAATTCTTCTCCTATCACAGAAAATCAACCGCGGAAAATGCACTGATCTTCAA AAAGAACGTTCTGTGGCTGGACCGGATGACAATCCAAAACGAGATTTCGACAAGTTGGACCTTGATTCTGGTACTGCAGACGATGCGTTTTACGAGGAGTGGGATGATGTTATGAGGAACTTTCATCCAAAGGCGTATTTAAGCGTAGTAGTCTCTGGAAGAAATATCGAGACCTTTTATGAATTGGTGGAGAAACCTATGACACTTATAAGGGGGattttttatacattaGAAGAAGAGGggaatgaatttgaaatagGATTGATCATTAAATCGCCTAAAG GTGATATactatacaataaaatgGCCTCGGAGGGCATTTTCAGTATAACAGCAACTATACCGGGGGAATATGTGTTTGAGTtatctaatttaaattggATGACAGAAGTGCCTGCAACCTTTATAATAGGCACAGATGACCACGGACTACTTTTATCTGAACACATTGAAAATACGTCTAATAATTTGTCAAGATTAAAATCTAGCATCGACGGCATTTACAGTCAGTATCACTACTTATGGTACCGTGGGCAAAAACAAGTGGCAGCAGCTATTGCGGAACAGAAGAAACTCATGATATATGCTATTGTTCAGCTGATACTAATCTTCACTTGCTCCTTCATAGGCATATGGAATATAAAGAAGATGGTATCGAGTACCCGCACtctttaa
- a CDS encoding glutaredoxin 3 (overlaps_old_locusTagID:BBM_II00935) has protein sequence MRTFELYLLLISTFFAFSLSTNKNQNNIPSFTYTTHTNNQPTNRPLMAEFNSKEFVDQLVNGHKITVFSKSACPYCKRAIETLKSYNPKDMHVEQIESNPHMSSIQDYLGTITGARTVPRIFIAGQFYGDCSMTVSNHNSGFLRKTLESAGAL, from the exons ATGCGCACTTTTGAGCTATATTTACTACTAATTTCCACATTTTTTGCCTTTTCTCTATCAAccaataaaaatcaaaataatattcCTTCATTTACATATACAACACACACGAATAATCAACCAACAAATAGACCGCTGATGGCCGAGTTTAACAGCAAGGAATTTGTAGACCAATTAGTTAACGGCCACAAAATTACCGTGTTCTCTAAAAG TGCCTGTCCTTATTGCAAAAGGGCGATTGAAACGCTGAAATCCTACAATCCAAAGGATATG CATGTGGAACAGATAGAATCCAACCCACACATGTCATCTATTCAGGATTACTTGGGTACAATTACAG GTGCCCGTACCGTGCCAAGGATATTTATAGCTGGGCAATTTTACGGAGATTGTTCTATGACG GTTTCCAACCATAATAGTGGATTTCTGAGGAAGACATTGGAAAGTGCTGGGGCTTTGTAA
- a CDS encoding conserved Plasmodium protein, unknown function (overlaps_old_locusTagID:BBM_II00925): MAPPALFPKITATNVMSKSRYYWYTSFCNISILSKPSSDSQSCIPLKITPKYHQKPLGSYPIPPEQEMLWKNRRKCYGGFYQQSISPFQLKIFYPLIHQFPARFWAKLSQGWWWVYWPALMTLFVLYKINYENDRFIRRHFFD; the protein is encoded by the exons ATGGCCCCGCCAGCACTATTTCCAAAAATAACAGCCACTAATGTTATGAGCAAGAGTAGGTACTACTGGTACACAAGTTTCTGCAATATTTCCATACTCAGCAAGCCATCTTCTGACTCCCAATCATGCATCCCATTGAAGATAACTCCAAAGTATCACCAAAAACCTTTGGGAAGTTATCCCATTCCGCCTGAGCAAGAAATGCTCTGGAAAAATAGGAGGAAATGTTACGGCGGCTTTTATCAGCAAAGCATTTCTCCCTTCCAACTGAAGATATTCTATCCATTGATACATCAATTCCCAGCGAG attttGGGCAAAGTTATCCCAGGGCTGGTGGTGGGTCTACTGGCCTGCGCTAATGACCCTCTTTGTACTATATAAGATTAACTATGAAAATGACAGGTTCATTCGAAGACACTTTTTTGATTAA
- a CDS encoding Tubulin C-terminal domain (overlaps_old_locusTagID:BBM_II00915), which translates to MREIIALHIGQAGIQVGNACWELFCLEHGINPDGTVEKNTESSDGQTDSAFHTFFSESSGGRYVPRSIFVDLEPTVVDEVRTGTYSSLFHPEQLISGKEDAANNFARGHYTIGRELFGGCMDRIRKLTDACDSLQGFLLFGAVGGGTGSGLGSLLLENIGAEFERKTKLNFCIWPSPQVSTAVVEPYNSVLTTHKLLEFTDVAVVLDNEAIYKLCKRNLDIGRPDYRDLNRIIAQVISSLTTSLRFDGALNVDMNEFQTNLVPYPRIHFMLSSYAPIVSARKAKHEYMSVSEITFSAFDVNSMMAECDPYNGKYMACCLMYRGDVVPKDVNSAIAAVKKKKSVQFVDWSPTGFKFGINYQAPASLPDQDMANVSRAVCMISNSTSIADVFFRMDKKFDLMYAKRAFTHWYVGEGMDESEFEEAREDVAALEKDYESAEAD; encoded by the exons ATGAGAGAAATTATTGCCTTGCACATAGGTCAGGCCGGTATACAAGTTGGTAACGCATGCTG GGAACTATTTTGCCTTGAGCATGGAATCAACCCTGATGGAACCGTCGAGAAAAATACTGAGTCATCTGATGGTCAAACCGATTCTGCCTTTCACACCTTCTTCTCAGAGTCCTCAGGGGGGAGATAT GTCCCAAGGAGCATCTTTGTAGACCTTGAACCCACTGTAGTCGATGAAGTAAGAACTGGAACCTACAGTTCATTGTTCCATCCAgaacaattaatttctgGCAAGGAAGATGCTGCAAATAATTTCGCCCGTGGCCATTATACAATCGGTCGCGAACTGTTTGGCGGATGCATGGACAGGATCAGGAAATTGACAGATGCTTGTGACAGTTTACAAGG ATTCTTACTTTTTGGAGCTGTTGGTGGTGGTACTGGCTCCGGTCTTGGAAGTTTGTTGTTGGAGAATATTGGTGCTGAGTTTGAACGCAAAACAAAGTTGAACTTTTGCATCTGGCCCTCACCACAAGTATCCACAGCAGTCGTAGAACCCTACAATTCCGTTTTAACAACACATAAACTGTTGGAGTTTACGGACGTCGCCGTTGTACTTGACAATGAAGCCATTTATAAGCTTTGCAAACGTAATTTGGACATTGGTAGACCGGATTATAGGGACCTGAATAGAATCATTGCCCAAGTCATATCATCCTTAACAACTTCGTTGCGCTTCGATGGTGCATTGAATGTAGATATGAACGAGTTCCAGACAAACCTTGTCCCATATCCAAGAATCCACTTCATGTTGTCATCTTATGCCCCAATTGTGAGTGCGAGGAAGGCAAAACATGAGTATATGTCGGTCAGCGAAATCACCTTTTCCGCTTTCGATGTTAATTCAATGATGGCTGAATGCGATCCATACAATGGAAAGTATATGGCTTGTTGTCTCATGTACAG AGGTGATGTTGTCCCTAAAGATGTCAACAGTGCTATTGCCGCAGTCAAAAAGAAGAAGTCCGTACAATTCGTCGATTGGTCCCCAACTG GCTTCAAATTCGGAATAAATTACCAAGCGCCAGCATCACTCCCGGACCAGGACATGGCCAACGTATCACGCGCTGTTTGCATGATTAGCAATTCTACATCGATCGCCGATGTATTCTTTAGGATGGACaagaaatttgatttaatgTATGCTAAAAGGGCGTTTACCCATTGGTATGTTGGAGAGGGCATGGACGAGTCGGAATTTGAAGAGGCTAGAGAGGATGTAGCTGCCTTAGAGAAGGATTATGAGAGCGCTGAAGCGGATTAG
- a CDS encoding Activator of Hsp90 ATPase N-terminal (overlaps_old_locusTagID:BBM_II00940), with the protein MSSKKSNNWHWDEKNYGKWSQEYLSNALKGINFQVYCSPLTIDAIDFNGHTTVSMRKGAQIVTYEYEIKVNWSVKLTKPVESNCENINGLFEIKEFDTENLEDESYVLSAKINCHDTHTSVLNELKNNYFKLVKKALSNFTKDLKAHDASKISIEEDIKGKITEREKPAILSPSPPPGNTVSAWNHNGYHWEEKPMTKWSQNEIKRLLESKPITICSTTITLKDVSATGESSVTIRRGNKVIYYDFVIKAKWEGSDGCEGSLETNNFNSAENADKEIDVSGEFEITYEVEKGSVDTQKITVEVIKRLNEYINLLKLK; encoded by the exons ATGTCAagcaaaaaatcaaataattggCATTG GGACGAGAAGAACTATGGCAAGTGGAGCCAAGAATATCTATCTAATGCTCTTAAAGGCATAAATTTCCAGGTCTACTGTTCACCACTAACCATAGACGCAATAGACTTCAATGGCCAT ACGACTGTATCAATGCGTAAGGGAGCACAAATTGTGACTTATGAGTATGAAATCAAGGTAAATTGGTCTGTCAAGTTGACTAAACCTGTTGAAAGTAACTGTGAAAACATTAATGGGTTATTTGAGATTAAAGAGTTTGACACTGAAAATTTGGAG GATGAAAGCTACGTTCTTAGCGCCAAAATTAATTGCCATGATACCCACACTTCGGTGTTGAATGAATTGAAGAACAATTACTTTAAACTAGTGAAGAAAGCGTTATCCAATTTTACGAAAGATTTAAAGGCGCATGACGCTAGCAAAA TATCAATCGAAGAGGATATTAAAGGGAAAATAACAGAGCGCGAAAAACCAGCAATCCTCAGTCCCTCGCCACCACCTGGAAACACCGTCTCCGCCTGGAATCACAACGGATATCACTG GGAAGAGAAACCGATGACTAAGTGGTCCcaaaatgaaataaagCGGCTACTAGAATCTAAGccaataacaatatgttCTACAACAATTACACTGAAGGACGTAAGTGCCACAGGAGAG tcATCAGTAACCATAAGGAGGGGAAACAAGGTTATATACTATGATTTTGTGATAAAGGCCAAGTGGGAAGGTAGCGATGGCTGTGAAGGAAGTTTGGAGAccaacaattttaactcTGCAGAAAATGCTGACAAAGAGATTGATGTTTCAGGGGAATTTGAAATAACATACGAAGTGGAGAAAGGGAGTGTAGATACACAAAAAATCACAGTCGAAGTAATCAAAAGGTTAAATGAGTATATCAATTTGCTTAAGTTGAAATAG